In the Borreliella mayonii genome, TATCATTTAAAATAACAACTTTTTCAGATGTTTCACTAGAAAAAATAAAACTGTTGGAAATTAATAAAAAAAATAATAATATTATCACTTTCATACCTTTTATTATTATACTATTCTAAAAAAGAAATAAATAGGAAAAAAATTTTAATTTCTCTTTTTTAAAACTATTGTTTCTAGGTCAAAGATTATAGAAATAGTTTATTGCTTTATCTAATGATAGCAGCTTATAGAATCTTTTTTAAGATCGGTCTATCATCAAGAATATAAATCACAAAAGCTTTTTAAAAGCTGTCTAAATTCTTTATTACAAGGCAATAATTTATGGTAAAAATAATTTAAAAAACCTCCATTTTTTAGCAAACATTTATACGGATTGATTTGGAAAGTTAAATGCATAATTCTAACACTGATTTATAAAAATACTTTTTAAGTTTTTTATATTTTGAATATAAAAAACTTATTTATAAAAGATTTTTCAATATCGATTTTTTTGTGATTTTATACCAATAATAATAAAATTACATAGGGCCTAACCATAAATACTCTTAAAGCAAGAATACTTATCTTAAGCCCTATAAATAGACATCGACCAAAGTTAAGGATGCTTATAGTTAATAGCACCACTTACCAAGATTATACGCTATTATAGTGTTAAAATCAATACATTATTCTCAAATAATATACATATTTATTTATAAATTATCTTTTAAAGAATTTACTTCACTTTATTGATTATTTTTCTAACACTTTCTGATTAAAGTCAATATTTTACAAGGTATTTAAATTCAGGTATTTGATAAAAATAGTGAATTTAAATACTTTATTTTCCAAAAACCATAATTTTATATTCTGCACACAAAATTATCTATATTAAATTTTTAATTATATTTTTTACACTCCTTATATTCTTTCATAATTTCATTAAGCAATTCTTCTTTATCTTTAAGTAATTTTTCTAGCAAAAAACTAGTAAATCTTGCTTTTGATTTGTAATATATGTATGCATTTTCTGTTTTAAGCTGAAATCTTAATGGCCTGATAAAATTTCGATTGGATTTTTTAACTTTCTCCCCTTCTTTATCCTTTAAAAAAAATAAAGAATTCTGTATACCGTTTTCGATTATGTATTTTTCTTGAACTAACCCTTCTTCTATTGCATTTGCTATTCTTAAATATTCATAAGCCTGGCTTTTTGCTATTTTGTAATTCCTAGTAAACATTTCAAAGTTTTGATAGCCATCTAATTTATAATATTCTTTATCTTTAATCTCTTTTAAGATCTTCATTGTTTCTATTTTATTGTGAATTTCTTTTTGGAAGTTGATTATTAGCCTTTCTTTTAAAAATAGAAATCGTTCCATTTTATCTTCATAACAATTAATTTCAATTTGCTTTTGATTTTTGCCAGTATTAATACGATCTTTTATTTTTATATTCATATGTTTTAATTTTACACTCATTTCATTTCCCTATATATTATGAGATTAAAAATTTTTTTGACAACTGAAAAAATTTTTCAAGTGTAATTTCATATTCTTTTATATAATCTTTATTTAAATCGAAAGTATCGTTTTCTGCTATCCTTTTGTTCAAGTCTTCACGTTCATGAATAACGCCTAAAAAATTATCATCTCTGCTTATTAATTCCAATAAGTGCTTATACGTGTTGTTTTTCTTAAAATTAGTTACCATTGGGAAAATCGGTATTTTCAATTTTAATCTTTTTAGAGCAAATTCTAATAATTGCATGCTTTCTACCGACCATTTTTGAGCAGTCATTGGAATTATTATATAATTACTTACAACTAATACGTTTGTTAAAATAATTCCTAAACTAGGACTAGTATCTATTATTATGTAGTCGTATTTATGTTTTAACAATTTTAAACTATCTTTTAATCTAGTTTCTTTGAACGGGATGTTATCGTCATAAAAAAGGTATAAATATATATAACTGGGCAATATGTATAAATTATTGTTTAATCTAAAGGTGGAAGAATTTATGTTTTTTTTATCTGCTAATACTTCGTAAATGCTTTGTTTTGAAACATCTACCCCTTGTTCTTCCAAGAGATCTGAAAAATAGCTAGTGGTTGATGCTTGTGGATCGGCGTCAATTAGAAGAACTTTATATTTTTTAGACAAGAGTGTTGAAAAAATAATAGCACTTGTGCTTTTGCCAACACCTCCTTTAATTGAGCAAATGGCAACTATTTTAGTGTTTTCTCTATCCATTTATTTATAATTCCTCCATCAGGCAATTCTTTGCAATAAAATTCATACACTTTTTTTTCCAATCTGTTTAACATGTCAATAAATGTTTGAAAATATTTTTTATTAATTTTTTCTTTTTTGATTAACCTAGCAAGACTTCTTAAATAACAAAACACACTGCCTTTTTTAAATTTAAATTCTATATAATATACTTTGGAAAATGTATATGATTTTAAAGTGCCATTGATTTTGTATTTTATAACAATGTTTTTTATAGGTTTTCTGTATCCATAAAAAATTCCTATAAATTTATCATTTTCTTTTGTAGAGAATAAATTGAGTCCTTCTAATTTTCCTTGATTAAATAATTTCCTAAAAAGAATTAAAAATTTGTTTTTTTTATATCTGTTTATTTCAAATTTGTATAGATCCATTAGCATTTTAGTGTGATATATTGCTCTTTCATTGAGAATTTCTTTTTTGATGAAAATTTCTGGCTTTCTGTTTTTTTTTATTATTTCTTTTTTTTTGTTTTTAAGTTTTTCTAATACACTTTTCATTTCAAACTCTTAATTTATATAGCTATTTTTATAAATATTTTGTGATTCTATTAGTTTAATAATTTCATTATAGTATTGATTATTAAATACTTTTTTGTATTCAAGTTTATTTTGTTTATTTAAGTATTCTTTAATTTTCGACCTTAAATTTATTGTGTTGGTTTTTTTATGTAATTGATCTAAAAGTATGTTATATATATTGGTTTTTATATTGTCTTTATGTTTTTGGGATTCGGTTTTATTAGTATCGTCCTTTATCTTTTTTATAATTTGATCGAAATCCTTATATTTATTGCTTTCTAATATGAAATGGGGTTTGTTTTTATATTTTTGATATGTGTTTTGTATTTGGGTTTTTATTTTTTTTTTGTCGCAACCTTCTTTTATTAAAATTTTTTGGGTTTTTCTTAATATTGAAATTAAATCTCTTTTTTTGTTTTGCAGTGTTTTTTGTAAATTAAATTTGTTTTCTTTTTTGAGATAATATTTTTCTTTGATTATAAATTTAAAAAGCTTTATTGTTGTTTCTTTTTTTAAGTTAAGATTAATAATAAAAGAGGAAATCTCATTATCGAAATTACATTTTTTTGCATATTTTTTTAGTTTAAGCTTATTAATCCTTTTTTTTCTTTCGGTTTCTCTTTCTTCTTTTTTATATTTATTATTAAGACACTCCCCATTTTTTACATTGTCCTTTTTATCGTAATTTATTTTAATGTATGCATTAACACGTCTTTGAAATCTTTCTGTTTTTTTATTCCTAAAGTGTTGGTTTAGTAGATTATAGCAGTCTTTTTTAGAATGCCTAAGAGCATAGTAGATTTCAGTGCCCATATTAATACCTAGATGTCTATAGTAGTTAATAGTAATATTTAGCTTTTTTAGTTTATAGAAGTAGTTTCGAAGTGTTTTGATTGAAACTTCTTTTTGCCCGTTGCGCCTTAAGTTGCTGTTAAAACAATAAAGGACGTCTGATTGGTTGTATTTTTTTTTGTTTTTATTAATATACTCGAGTGTCGCAATTAAAGCAATTAGTTTGTGTTGATATTTGCTTTGTATTTGTAGGGATTTATTAACCTTCACTTCTGCCTCCTCAACTTCGGATGGTTTTTTATACACTCTTACATAATAAAGCAATTTTTCAGATAAGTAAAGTTTATCACTAAAAAATAAAAATTTTTTATATTGTGAGCCGGTTTAAACAGGTGTTATTGGAATTGAATTCTTAAAAGATTTTATTGTATCCATAGACTGTACATTGGGTATTAGAGAATTATGTCGGTGGCGTTGTTTTTAATATTTTGAGATGGATATTTTTATATGATGCATGGGGGAAGTATTTGAGTTCTTTATCATTCTTTTGTTATATTTAAATAGTACATTCGAAGTGGTATTATACAAAGGATAAGTAATATTAAGTTGACTTGTGTTAATTTCAGAGCTTTATATGATAGAGATATAAATGTAACTATGAATCTTAAAATTATTCTTACTAAGAAGTAAAAACCAAGGAAAAGGCGGCTTTAATTTAATATAAAGGCTATTCTTTGGTGGATAAGCTTTTCTTATATAGTCTAAAAAGCTATCATTGAATGATAGTTTTAATTATAAATAGTAGTTTTCTAATTAAATACTATTGAATGATTTTTTATATATTAAGCTTACTTTGGCTGTCGAAGATGTCCTTGGAGAAGCAAGTTAATACATTAAGCTTTTTAAGTTCCTGAATTATTAATTCAGGAGTAGATGTTATGCTTCTTGTAGCATCTGTTATTAGATAAACTCGAAATCCCAAGTTAATTGCATCAAGTATTGTTTCTTTTACACAAAAATCCAATGCTAGTCCCGTTATAAATAATGTATTGATTGAATTGTTTTTCAGATAAAGCTGAAGGCCCGTTTGTTTTTTTTTAATGCAATCATCATAAAATCCACTATAACTATCGTAATATTGATCGGTTCCTTTAAAAAAAACTTTTTTTATTCTTTTTGTATTTAGATCATTAGGAAACTCTGATCCCCAAGTATTTTTGACGCAGTGCTCAGGCCAAATACCCCCATTTTTATTGTTAGAAAAGCTTACATGATTTTTACAATGCCAATCCTTGGTGGCAATAATGTTTTTGAAATAATTTTGAAGTTGGTTAATCAAAGAAATTATTTCATTACTGTTAGATACTGGTAAAGCGCCTGATTCTAAAAAATCATTTTGTATATCTATTAAAATAAGTGCACTATTTTCTGTTATTTTAAAAATAAAATCCTCCTTAGGAGATATTTAATAACAGAATATGCTTCTGCTATATTAGGCATATCCCTTGATATAACTTTTGTCAATAATTATATATTTGGGATCAATATGGTAATTAGTTTTTCCTTAAAATTAATTAAATTAAAACATAAAACTCATCTTTAGTTTTGGTTTTATAATTATTAATATTAAAATTTGCATTACAATCATTCATAGAAAAAACAAGTATTCTAGTAATTATGCTTTATTTTATAAATTCTCTCCCTAAATATAATAATATTACAACAATGTATTATAATAATATTAATTATAGTATAATATCGAAAATTGTTTACCATATTGTGTGGTATTAATAGGGTGAAAATCTTAGATATGCTTTTTGTTTTTTAGTAAAATTGATTTATGATGCGCCTTATATAAGGAGGATTTGGACATTATTAAAAATGTTTAATTTAGATTGGCGTATTTTTATCATTGGTAATATAAATTTTAACAAAAAAAGTAAAATTTAACAGTTATAATAAAACCCTAATAGCAAGGTATTTTCCAATCTAGCTAAGTTAAACTATTGAAAGATTTACAAAGTTATAATAAAAGCATAATAAAAAAATTTCTTAAAGGGCAATCAATAAATATAATAAGTTTTTTAAAAATTTTTTGGAGATTGGCTTAAAAAATCAAAATTGCAAGAGCACATGTGTTGCTTAATGTGTGATATTTGCAATTATTTGTCCGGGCTTATTGAAAGAGATAGTAAAAAAAATATATGTATACATATATTTTAAATAAAAGTGATTTATAAAAATAAAAAATAAAAAAGAGAAAACGAAAGTAAAAAAAAATTAATAAACTTAAACTAAAAAATATGCAAAAAAATGTAATTTCGGTAATGAAAACACTTATTGGAATTAATAAGCGGTGATGATAATTTTTTAGGTCCCATTCATGAACGTGAAGACTTGAACAAAAGGATAGCAGAGAACGATACTTTCGATTTAAATAAAGATTATATAAAAGAATATGAAATTACACTTGAAAAATTTTTCCAGTTATCGGAAAAATTTTTAACTTCATGATAAGTAAGGAGATAGAATGAGTTTAAAATTTAAATATATGAATATAAAAAATAAAGGATCTTATCAATACTGACAAAAATCAAAAGAAAATTGAAATTAATTTTAATTAAGATAAACTGGAACAAGTTCTCTTTATTTAAAAAAGACTAATAATCAACTTTTAAAAATAAATTCACAATAAAATAAAAACAATGAAGATCTTAAAAGAGATTAAAGATAAAGAATATTATAAATTAGATGGCTATCAAAACTTTGAAATGTTTACTAGGAATTACAAAATAGCAAAAAGTCAGACTTATGAATATTTAAGAATAGCAAATGCAATAGAAGAAGGGCTAGCTTGGGAGAAAGATATAATCGAAAACAGCATACAAAATTCTTTATTTTTTTTAAAGGATAAAGAAGGAGTGAAAATCAAAAAATTCAATCGAAATTTTATTAGGCCATTAAGATTTCAGCTTAAAACAGAAAATGCATACATATATTACAAATCAAAAGCAATTTATTATTTTTTTGTTAGAAAAATTACTTGAAGATAGAGAAGAATTGCTTAATGAGATTATGAAAGAGTATAAGGAGTTTAAAAAATATAATTAAAAATTTAGTATAGATAATTTTGTGTTAAGAATATGAACCTATGTGATTTATCAAATATATTATTCAGATAAGGTATTTGATAAAAAACAGGGAATTTCTTTATTTATAAAGTAGTTATTTAAATCATAAAGTGTCAAAAAATCGGGGTAGTAAAGTAAAAAGTAAAAGATGATTTACAAATAAATATGCATATTATTTGAGAATAATGTATTGATTTTAACGCCAACAAAATTCATTTTCCAAATGATATAAAAGTTTTTATAAATGAGCTTTTAGAGCCGTCTTCAAAATTAGGCTATTATAAAGAGGCAAAAGAAACTTTGCAAAATATTTTTTGTATATTAGATAGTAATTAAAAATGGTTTAGTCTACTCAATAATTTATATGAGATAATAAAGTATATTAAGGATATGTGCTTTATTAATAAAAATAAAAATAAAAATAATTATATCTTAATAAAAAAATTGGAAATACCGCAATTATTGATAATTTATCTAATTTAGATACTAATATAGATAAAAATTAATAATTTGCAAAGATTTAAAAGGGCAATTGAAAATGAATTTAGAAAAAGAAATTGATAGTAAAATTCAAAAAATGAAAATTCTATATGAAATTTAAACAAAATAACTTTATAAATATGATTGTTTTAAAAGTTTTTCTCAATTTGTAAAGCCTTTTGTAGTTGCTAAAGCGTAAACTTATTTTTATTTAAAACTTTAGTCAAAAGTTTTGGAGGGTAGTTTTATCTATTGATAAGATTAGGGAATTAGGATTTAAAAATATAAAAAAACACATGTTTAGAAAAAAAAATCATTAAATTTTAATAATCATATAAGTAAATTAAATAATAAGAATATTTCTATTAGAATTTTCATTAGAGATAAAGAATTATGTGAGTTTGTAAAAAAGAGATAATAATAGTAAATTATATTTTTAAGGAGCTTTTTAGAATAGAAAAGATGTTTTGCTTGATATTGTAACTAATATAATAATGAGAAAAAGTAAAATACAAAATTTTGTTTTATAGTGTCTGTAATGAAGATTTAAAATTTAATGTATCTATTAATTTTATTAATGTATTTTTATTACTAGTTGTTGTAAAACTAAATTAACTTATAGATATTTGAGCTTTGTATTTAATATTGGTTTTTCTTTTTTACAATTTTATTAATAAATGTTTATTTTGATAATGCTTTTAAAATTTATGTTGCAAAAATTATTCCAACTTTATTTAATAAAGAAGGAATATCTTATATTTTTATTGTTTGCATTTAATTGTCTTTATTGTGATTTGCTTTGGTGATTTTGGAATTTGTGCTCTGGGGGGAGTAGTTTTTTTGGGGCTTTATTTTTTTGCTTTACATTGTGCAATGTAATTAAATTGCTTTTAAGCTTTATATATGTAAATATAGGTCTTTAATATATTCCTAAAGCTTGGTGGGATAATTATGAGGAAAAGCTTACTATGTCTGCTATTTTTATACTAATAAGTTCTTATAAACATTATATAAGTTGTAGATATACAAAATTTAGAATAAGATTTAAAAAAAACAAGCTAAAGAATTTTTAGATTTTATAGATACAAAATAAGATATAAAAGAGAAATTAATTTAAGATGCCAAGCAGAGATACAAGAGAAATCTAAAATCTGGTAGCTTAAAATATTGTTGAAAATCTAAGATTAGAAGTTAATAAAAAAGGAATACAAGAATTAGAAGAGATTGAAAAAGAAATACAAAAAGTAAGAGAAAATTTAAAAAAGAAGAATAACCAAAAGATAAAGAAGAGTTATAAAGATAAATTAAAGTGTCTTGAAGATAGTTTGAAAGAAGGAAGAAAGATGTTAGAAAGAAAAATTTTATTTTAATTGATTAAAAACTCGTTATTATAAAGAAACAGCAAGCAAAAAATAGAAAAGGATATGAGTATAAAAATGTAAAATTTGTTTTAGGCTTTGTATATAAAAATTTACAATCCCTAAATAACCTCCCAATAAAAACAATTATTAGCTCGTTATAAGGGTTTTGGGGGTATTTATTTCTAGTTCTATAAACAACACAACAAATTTTACTATTTTTCTTAAGTAGCTTTTTGCAAGAATAACAATTTTTTTATTATTAAAAGCTTTTGGGGCATCATTTTGATTTCCTTAAAAATCAATTATAATTATCTAAAAGTTTAAGACAAGGTAATTATGTCTTTGCTTAAATTTAATGAATATTTTAAGTATAGGTCGGTATTTAATAATTATAAAGAAGTTAACAACCTATTTAGTAGTAGGGTTTTTGTGATAAATATTTCTTAAGAACTTGGATATTTAATAAATTATTGAATTATAGAAGCCAGTTTAAATAAATTTATTAATAAAGCAATCCTAAATTCAAAAGTAGACTTCTAAAACACACCATAATGAATTAACAAGTTTTTAAGTTTTTTTAACTTGTTGTATAATTTTTGTTTTGAGTGTTGTTATGAAAAATATCCTTTCTTATTTAAAATTAACCGTTATTGAAATTTGTGTTTTAAGTAATATGAAAATATGGTTATTAATAAGATAATGTTGATAGGGTATATATCTATTTATCAACGATTTTAGAAAATAAAGAAACTATTAGAATAAGATTAGAATCTTAATTCTAATAGTTCAGATTTAAAAATCTGACTAATAGTGTATAGATAAAGATTTATAATGTAATTAAAGAAAATATTTATAATAATAATTTTTCTACCAATGAATTTTCGGACTCAATTTCCCAAACTATTACTTATGAACTTTTTATTGCCAGACTTAATAATAAAAATAATGAAAAATAGCTTTTTATAATATTAAAAAGTTTATACTTTGTAACTTTTTGCTTATA is a window encoding:
- a CDS encoding chromosome replication/partitioning protein, giving the protein MSVKLKHMNIKIKDRINTGKNQKQIEINCYEDKMERFLFLKERLIINFQKEIHNKIETMKILKEIKDKEYYKLDGYQNFEMFTRNYKIAKSQAYEYLRIANAIEEGLVQEKYIIENGIQNSLFFLKDKEGEKVKKSNRNFIRPLRFQLKTENAYIYYKSKARFTSFLLEKLLKDKEELLNEIMKEYKECKKYN
- a CDS encoding ParA family protein — protein: MDRENTKIVAICSIKGGVGKSTSAIIFSTLLSKKYKVLLIDADPQASTTSYFSDLLEEQGVDVSKQSIYEVLADKKNINSSTFRLNNNLYILPSYIYLYLFYDDNIPFKETRLKDSLKLLKHKYDYIIIDTSPSLGIILTNVLVVSNYIIIPMTAQKWSVESMQLLEFALKRLKLKIPIFPMVTNFKKNNTYKHLLELISRDDNFLGVIHEREDLNKRIAENDTFDLNKDYIKEYEITLEKFFQLSKKFLIS
- a CDS encoding DUF226 domain-containing protein, with product MKSVLEKLKNKKKEIIKKNRKPEIFIKKEILNERAIYHTKMLMDLYKFEINRYKKNKFLILFRKLFNQGKLEGLNLFSTKENDKFIGIFYGYRKPIKNIVIKYKINGTLKSYTFSKVYYIEFKFKKGSVFCYLRSLARLIKKEKINKKYFQTFIDMLNRLEKKVYEFYCKELPDGGIINKWIEKTLK
- a CDS encoding plasmid maintenance protein, giving the protein MKVNKSLQIQSKYQHKLIALIATLEYINKNKKKYNQSDVLYCFNSNLRRNGQKEVSIKTLRNYFYKLKKLNITINYYRHLGINMGTEIYYALRHSKKDCYNLLNQHFRNKKTERFQRRVNAYIKINYDKKDNVKNGECLNNKYKKEERETERKKRINKLKLKKYAKKCNFDNEISSFIINLNLKKETTIKLFKFIIKEKYYLKKENKFNLQKTLQNKKRDLISILRKTQKILIKEGCDKKKIKTQIQNTYQKYKNKPHFILESNKYKDFDQIIKKIKDDTNKTESQKHKDNIKTNIYNILLDQLHKKTNTINLRSKIKEYLNKQNKLEYKKVFNNQYYNEIIKLIESQNIYKNSYIN
- a CDS encoding isochorismatase family protein: MLIDIQNDFLESGALPVSNSNEIISLINQLQNYFKNIIATKDWHCKNHVSFSNNKNGGIWPEHCVKNTWGSEFPNDLNTKRIKKVFFKGTDQYYDSYSGFYDDCIKKKQTGLQLYLKNNSINTLFITGLALDFCVKETILDAINLGFRVYLITDATRSITSTPELIIQELKKLNVLTCFSKDIFDSQSKLNI
- a CDS encoding chromosome replication/partitioning protein yields the protein MKILKEIKDKEYYKLDGYQNFEMFTRNYKIAKSQTYEYLRIANAIEEGLAWEKDIIENSIQNSLFFLKDKEGVKIKKFNRNFIRPLRFQLKTENAYIYYKSKAIYYFFVRKIT